A stretch of DNA from Triticum dicoccoides isolate Atlit2015 ecotype Zavitan chromosome 2A, WEW_v2.0, whole genome shotgun sequence:
gctgcagccatCCGGGCCACCCCGTTGAATCGCAGAATGCCTTCGCCGGGTCCGCCATGGCCCGCCGTCGCCGGGTCACCCCGCTTCTATTCTCTTCCTGGCTATTCCCCTGCCCGTATTCCACCACCTATCTGTCATCTCCTCCGTGACCGCACCCCGTTCTCCGGCAGCCCGCCGTCGACATCCTCCAGGGTCCGCCCGGCATCGGCCATGGCGTCGCCGGTGCTCATCTCTGACACCGACCAGTGGAAAGCCCTCCAGGCGCACGTCGGCGCGATCCACAAGACGCACCTGCGCGATCTCATGACGGACATCGACCGATGCAAGGCAATGACGGCGGAATTTGAAGGCGTCTTCCTGGACTACTCGAGGCAGCAGGCCACCACCGAGACCATCGACAAGCTCTTCAAGCTGGCGGAGGCCGCAAAGCTCAAGGAGAAGATCGACAAGCTCTTCAAGACTTTCAGAACTGGCTCATGGATTGGGGCAACTGGGAAACCATTGACAAATGTTGTCTCAGTTGGGATTGGTGGTAGCTTACTTGGACCTCTGTTTGTGCATACGACTCTCCAGACTGACCCGGAAGCAGCATAATGTGCCAAGGGCCGACAACTGAGATTTCTTGCAAATGTTGATCCTGTTGATGTTGCAGGAGCATCAAAGATTTAGATCTTGCAACAACTCTTGTTGTGGTTGTCTCAAAGACCTTCATGACAGCCGAAACAATGTTAAATGCCCGGACTATCAAGGAGTGGATTGTCTCTTCTCTTGGGTCAAGGATTCATTATAGAACTGGTGCCATGCTATATCTATGAAGTGTGCGTTGGCATCATCACACACTGGTGTCTGTGCCCACTTGTTGAATGGGTGTGCGCAAGCCGCCGCCCGTGCAGCTCAATCTACATCAACTCGGCGGGACCGCGCCCGCGATTGACTCACCGTTCGCATGGCTTA
This window harbors:
- the LOC119359104 gene encoding glucose-6-phosphate isomerase, cytosolic-like produces the protein MASPVLISDTDQWKALQAHVGAIHKTHLRDLMTDIDRCKAMTAEFEGVFLDYSRQQATTETIDKLFKLAEAAKLKEKIDKLFKTFRTGSWIGATGKPLTNVVSVGIGGSLLGPLFVHTTLQTDPEAA